The following nucleotide sequence is from Gemmatimonadaceae bacterium.
GGCGAACCGCCTGGCCGAGTTCCTGTCGAAGCGCGGCATCAACACCGAACGCATTCACGGCAACCGGTCGCAGGCGCAGCGCACCAAGGCGCTCGATGGGTTCAAGGACGGGACGTACCGCGTGCTGGTGGCCACCGACATCGCGGCGCGCGGTATCGACGTGGAAGCGCTGGGGCACGTGGTGAACTTCGATGTCCCCAACGTCCCCGAGGATTACATCCATCGCGTGGGACGCACGGCGCGGGCTGAACTCACCGGCGAGGCGTACACCTTCGTGGCGCCGGACGAGGAAGAGGAACTGCGCGCCATCGAGAAGGCGATCAGCCGCCGCCTGCCGCGCGTGACGGTGCCGGACTTCGACTACAAGGCGAGGCCGGCGGCCAAGCTCGAGATTCCGCTGGCCGAACGCATTGCGGCGATTCGCGCGAAGAAGTCGGAGGACCGCGCGCGTGCGGCGGCCAAGCTGGCTCGGCAACAGGGCGGACCGGTGAACCCGGCGGCGCGAAGCGACTCGCGCGCGGAGTCGGGCGGCGGGCGGGGACGGAAGCCGTTCCGCGGCGGACGTGGACGCAGCGGGCCGTCGCGTGGGTCGCATTCTTGATGCGTTGAACCTGGCCCCGGGGTGGCGGACGCGTTTCGCGCCCGCTCCGACGGGCTACCTGCACCTCGGCCATGTGGTCAACGCCATCTATGTGTGGGGGATGGCGCGCGCGCACGATGGACGCGTCGTCCTGCGCATCGAGGATCACGACCGCTCACGCTGCCGCGCGGAGTACGAGCAGGCGTTGCTCGACGATCTCGAGTGGCTGGGCTTCGTGCCGGATGAGGGCGCCATCGCGGACTTTCGCGCGGGGGCGAACCCGCTGCGCCAGAGCGACAGCGCGTGGCGATACGCGGCAGCCATCACCGCGCTCGAACTTCGCGACCTCGTGTATCCGTGCCGCTGCTCACGCGGCGACATTGCGCGGCTCGTGGAAGACCGACCCAACGAGGAGATGCGGTATCCCGGCACCTGCCGCGATGCGGGGCTGTCACCCGCGCAGTTTCCGCAGCGACGCGTGAGACTGGGCCCCGAGCGCGAGCGGTTCTTCGACCTGTTGCGCGGCCCGCAGGAGCAGGTGCCGGCGGAACAGTGCGGCGACGTCCTCGTGCGCGACCGACTGGGCCAATGGACCTACCAGTTCGCGGTCACGGTGGACGATCTCGATCAACACATCGACCTGGTGATCCGCGGCGAAGACCTGCTTGACTCCACCGGACGTCAGCGTAGCTTGGCGCGACTGCTCGGGCGGCGGCGTCCGCTGCATTTCATGCACCATTCGCTGGTGCGGCATCCAGACGGCGCCAAGCTGAGCAAGTCGGCCGGCGACACGGGCGTGCGCGAACTGCGCGCGGCGGGGGCGCAGGCGACCGAGGTGATTGGACGCGCGGCGCAACTCGCGGGACTGCAGGCGGCGGATGCGCCCTGCGGCGCGCACGAGGTGCGGAAGTTCTTCGTCTCGTAGCCGACGCCACACGCCGGTTGCTTCTAGTCAGCACCAACCGGACACGCGTAAGTTGGAGCAGCCTTTTTCCCGGGTCTCCGATGCGCCGTATCGCCCTGCTTGCGCTCCTCGCCGCCACCGCGGCCTGCTCGCCTTCCGCTCCGTCCTCGCGCGCCACGCCGGTTGCGGCCGCGGTCATCTACCCCGGCGCCGACTGGGAGCGCGTCAGCGATCCTAGCGCCGTCGGCTGGTCACGCGAGCGCCTCGACAGCGTGCGTGCCACGCTGAGCCACATGGCGACGACGGCGATGATCGTCACCGAACACGGCCGCGTCGTCTTCGAGTACGGCGACCTCACCAGGCAGAGCTACCTGGCCTCGGTGCGGAAGAGCGTGCTCTCGATGCTCTACGGCATCGAGATCGCGCGCGGCAAGGTAGACACGTCCAAGACGCTTGCGCAGCTCGGCATTGACGACCTCGGCGGGCTGTTGCCGAGCGAGAAGGAAGCGACGGTACAGGACCTGCTGAGCGCGCGCTCGGGGGTTTACCACCCCGCGTCGAACGCCGGGGACAACCTGGCCGACGCGCCGCCGCGCGGGTCGCAGAAGCACGGCACGTACCAGCTGTACAGCAACTGGGACTTCAACGCGGTCGGCGCCATCTTCGAGCAGCAGACGGGCCGCAACATCTACGACGCCGTCGAAGCGGAGATCGCGCGTCCCATCGGCATGCAGGACTGGCGCCGTGACCTGCAGCAGAAGTCGGGCGACACGACGGCCTCCAAGTATCAAGCGTATCACATGTATTTCTCCACGCGCGACATGGCGCGCATCGGCTACCTGATGCTCCGCAACGGCGCGTGGAACGGAAAGCAGATCGTCCCCGCCGACTGGGTGCAGAAGAGCACGAGCGCCATCACGCCCGTGAACCAGATGCACCCGTCGGCCACGCGCCGCGGCCGTTTCGGCTACGGTTATTTGTGGTGGCCGTTCGACGGCGACTGGAACACGGGGCCGTATGAAGGCGCCTACTCGGGGATCGGCGCCGTGGGACAGTACATCACGGTCATTCCGAAACTCGACATCGTCATCGCGCACAAGACGGAACCGCGCGCCGGGAGCCCCGGGGTGCAGCATCCGCAATTCTGGGCGCTGGTGGACCAGGTCGTTGCCGCGCGCACCGGCGCGCTTCCACAGCCGAAGAAGTCGACCATTCCGCCGTACGATGTGATCGTGACGAATGGCACGGTGATTGACGGCACGGGTGCGCCCGGCGTGAAGGCCGACGTCGCCATTCTCGGGCGGCATATCATGCGCGTTGCACCGAACCTCAACCCGACTGACGCCGAGCGTGTGATTGACGCCACGGGACTGATTGTCGCGCCCGGGTTCATCGACATGCACGTGCATCTCGAACCGCTGATGCAGCTGCCGGGCGCCGAGAGCCATGTGCGCCAGGGCGTCACGCTCGCCCTCGGCGGCCCCGACGGCGGCGGCCCGTGGCCGCTTGGCACCTACATGGACTCGGCCGACCGCGCCGGGCTCGGCATCAACGTCGCGTACCTGACCGGACATAACATCATCCGCGAAACGGTGATGGGGACGGAGAACCGCGCCCCCACGCCCGCCGAACTCGCGCGGATGAAGAGCATGGTGGCGCAGGCGATGAACGAAGGCGCCTTCGGCATCAGCACCGGCCTGCGCTACATCCCCGGCTACTACTCGAACGTGGATGAGGTGATTGCCCTCTCCGAGGAGGCGGCGAAACGCGGCGGCATTTACACGTCGCACTTGCGCGAGGAAGGGGTGGGTCTGCTCGACGGTGTCGCCGAGGCACTTGAGATCGGACGGCGCGCGAAGATCCCGGTGATGCTCACGCACCACAAGGCCATCGGCCGCCAGGCATGGGGGAAGAGCGTCATCACGCTCGCGATGGTGGATTCAGCGCGAAAGGCCGGCACCGACGTGATGATTGACCAGTACCCGTTCACCGCGTCGTTCACGTCACTCAGCGTGCTGATCCCACCCTGGGCGCTGGCCGGCGGCAACGTCGAACTGCGCAAGCGGCTCGACAATCCCGTGCTGAGGGACAGCATCACCAAGGGAATGATCGACCTGCTGCTCAACGATCGCGGCGGCGGCGACATCAGCCGGGTGCAGTTCGCGATCGTCGCGTGGGACAAGTCGCTGCAGGGGAAGACGCTCTCCGACTGGGCCATCCAGCGCGGTCTCAAGCCGACGCCGGAGAATGCGGTGCCGCTCATCCTGGAAGGCGTGCTGAAGGGCGGGGCGGGAATGGTGTATCACGTCATCGAGGAAGCGGACGTGAAGCGCATCATGGCGCACCCGATGACGATGATTGCCAGCGACGGACGCCTGACCAAGCTCGGCGAAGGGGTGCCGCACCCGCGCAATTACGGCACCTTCCCGCGCGTGCTGGGCAAGTACGTGCGCGAGGACCACGTGCTCACGCTCGAGCAGGCCATCAACAAGATGACCGCGATGCCGGCGGCGCGGCTCAACCTGCGCGACCGCGGGTGCCTGCGCGCCGGATGCGTGGCCGATGTGACAATCTTCGACGCGTCCACCGTGCGCGACATGGGGACGTTCACCGATCCGCACCACTACCCCGTGGGGATTCCCTGGGTGCTCGTGAATGGTGAACCCGTGATTGCGAACAACGTCTTCACCTCAGCGCGCCCAGGGCGCGTCATCCGGCGGCCGGTCGGTCGGCAGTAGAGCGCTGGAGTCCGGGTGATCCCTACGGACTCTTCACGACTTCAATCCGCTCGATCTTGTCTCCCTCGAGCACGTTGTCCGCGACCTCGATTCCCTCGACGATCTCGCCGAAGATGGTGTAATCTCTGCCGAGCCGCAGGTTGTCCTTGAGGTTCACGAACCACTGCGAATCACCGGTGTCGTGGCCGCGCGTGCTCATTCCGACCGTGCCGCGCACATGAGGCACCGTGCCCAGCTCGTCGCGAATGAACAGCGGATGGCCCACGTATTCGTTGTCACCGGCGCTCGGTCCCTGAATGACGAAGTCCGGTTCCACGCGGTGCCAGGCGCGGCCGTTGTAGTAGCCCGTCTGCGCGAGTTGCAGCACGCACGCGGCCATGATGGGCGCCACGTCGCCGCGCAGCCGCACCACGAACGCGCCGCCGCCGCCCTGCTCGGCCATCACCACGCGCAGGCGGACGTCGGCGCCAAGGGCAAGGCGCACGGCGTGATCGGGCACGGTGCCCAGGAACGGCGTGCACTTGGCCTTCCCGGGGGTGCCGAGCTTCGTGGCGATGGCCGAGGCGGCGTTGGCTACCTCGCAGTCGAAGTCGGTGGAGAGCTCACGCACGGCCGGCAGCACGGATGCATCCGCCACCTCGGCGAGGCGGGCCAGCACTTCAAGGCGAGCGTCGCGGGAGGTCTCACTGTAGTCGGCGCGCAACTGGTATGACGCCTGCACGAGCGCGCGTCGCAGGGCGGGCGTGGCCGGTGCGCCCTTCAGGGCCATCGCCGCCGCGCGCACCGCCTGGTATCCCTTGGCGTCCAGTGCCGCTATAAAGAGCGAATCGTCGACGTGTGCGGTGAGCCGTGACAGCCCGGCCATCGCCGCTTCCTTGACGTTGTCGTTGTCGTCGCGGGCAAGGGTCCGCAACGACTGCGTATCGGCCAGTACCGACGCGGCCCGGGCGACATACACGCGCACCCAGGGCAGCGCGGTATGCTGGATCAAACCCGGGAGCGCCAGCTGTATCGCATCGGGTGACAGCTTTGCGAGTGCGACGATGCCATGCGCCGCCGGTTGCCACGCCGCGCCATCGCGCGTGCGAGACGATGTGTTGGAGGTGGCCATCCATTGGCGCAGCGTCGCGATCACTGCCGAATCACCCCGACAGGCCGGGGCGGCGAGGTCAGCCGCCCGCAGCCGCACGTGCCACAATTCATCCGCCAGCGCCGTGCGCACGGCGGCACAGTCCACTTTCTTGGGATCCAGCGCCCGATACCGCAGGCGCCAGGCGGGTTCCGCGTACTTGGGCGGGGCCGGGAGCGCCGGCCCCAGCGAATCACGCGCCGCAAACCGTGGCTCACGCATGCGAGCAAGCGCGCGCCGGGCAATCAGCGAGACGCGCGCATCCGCGCTCCTGGCTCCCATCGCGAGTGCGCGATCCGTGGAGTCGCGCCGGTCCTCGGCCGCGAGGATGCGCCGAGTGAGGACGGTATCCGGCTCCGATGCCGGACTCTGTGCGGCAAGTGGAGCAGCGAGCACGGCGGCACAGAGGCTCGCGGTGCGCAAGGCGGGCTGTCTCATGGCAGCCAATCGACGCCACTCTCGTGGACGCCGCAAGGGGACTGTTGGTTGATGCCCAGCGAACCCCTCACCGAACGCGTATCAATTGGATGGCAACGCCCCGGGGTGCGATCCTCGCGCCGCCGGGCCAATCGGGACCTCAACACCAGAACCCCGTGCCCACTCGCTCTCTTCTCGTCCGCGTCGGCCGCCTGGCGGCGCTCGTTCTCCTCCTCGTCTCGCCGGCGTTCGCGCAGCAGGCCGCCGACGGCAACGCGAATGCCAGGCTCACGGCCATTCGCGAGACGCTCGCCAAGGAAGGGTACATCGAGCCCGCGACGGAGATCGCCAAGCTCATCACCGCGCCGCGGCATCAGGTCGTGTCGCTCTCGAACCTGAGCCCCGACCGGAAGTACTTCCTGCGCGAACAGACCGACGGCCTGCCGAGCGTGCAGGCGTACGGCAAGCCGCACGTCTATTACGCCGGCCTGCAGGTGGACACCAAGGCGAACCGCGCCCGCGCGCTGACCGCCCGCGGCGCCATCGCGCTTCAACTCATCGACGCGCGCACCGGAAGCACGATCAACTTCGAGGCGCCAAAGGGAGCGACCATCACTGCTCCCGCCTGGTCGCCCGACAGCAGGAAGGTCGCGTACATCGCCAACTTCGATGCCGCGTCACACGTCTTCGTCGCCGACATCGCGACCGGCAAGTCGGTGCAGGTCACCAAGACGCCGCTCCTCGCCACACTCGTGACCTCGGTGGACTGGACGGCCGACGGCAAGAGCTTGGTTGCCGTGCTCATCCCCGAGCCGCGCAAGGAGATGCCGAAGAAGCCAGACATCGCCACCGGCCCGCAGGTGCGCCTCTGGACCGACGGCACCAAGGCCGCTGAGCGCAACTATGCGTCGCTGATGGAGGAGCCGTGGGAGTTCGACCAGTTCGAATACTTTGTCACCGGCCAGCTCGCGGTGATCGACCTGGCGAAGAAGACGGTGAAGAAGGTCGGCACGCCGACGATGATTTCGTCGGTGGACGCTTCGCCCGACGGAAAGTACTTCCGCCTCTCGATCACGCAGAAGCCGTTCTCGTACGTGACGCAGTATTCGTCGTTCGGCAGCGCCGATGTGGTGTGGGATGCCGAGGGGAAGCAGATCGCGCAGATCTCCAAGCGTGATGTCCGCCTGGCGAACGACACCACCGGTGGCCCGGGTGGCTTTGGCGGTCGCGGCGCGGCGGGGAGCAAGAAGGGACTCGCCTGGATGCCGCAGGGCGATGGGTTCTACTACATCGCACAGGACTCGGCGGCGCGCAGCGACAGCACGCGTCCCGCGGATGGTCCGCCGGCCGCTGGCGCGGGTGCCGCCGGTGCCCGCGGCGGCGCGCCCGCCGCACGTCCGGAAAAGGTGGTGCAGTGGCTGCCACCGTTCGGCGACAAGGACATCAAGGTCATCTACCAGTACACGGCGGCGATTGCGACCGCTGTCTTCTCGGACGATGCGCAGACGCTCTTCGTCGCGACCAACAACAATGGCACGGGTGAGATCTTTGCGGTCAAGTTGAGCGATCCGACCAAGCGCATGAGCATCGTGCGCCAGCGCGGCTGGACGCCCGCCTTCGCCGGCGGCGCGCGCGCGGCGGGCTTTGCAGGCGGTGGCGGACGCGGCGGGGCCGACACGCTGTCGTTCTACACCAATCCTGGGTCGATGCTCACCAAGCGCGGCACCAACGGCGGGGAAGTCGCCGTGGTGAGCGCCGCCGGCGAGGTCTTCCTGAAGGGAACGCAGTACTCGCGCGACTTTCTGGCCAACCCGCCCAGGGACTTCCTCGACAAGGTCGAGATGGCAACCGGAAAGAAGACGCGCGTTTTCGAGGGGGCGGCCAAGGATGTTGTCGAGTCGCTGGGCTCGCTGCTCGATGACGACGGCGCCTTTGCCATCGTGACGCGCGAGTCGCCGACGCAGGTGCCGAACAGTTTCCTCAAGGATCTCAAGGGTGGCACGGTCACCCAGTTGACCAAGAACGTGGATCCGGCCCCCGAGTTCACCGCCTTCCAGCGCAAGCGGATCGTGGTCACCCGCGCCGACGGCATCAAGTTCGTGGTGAACGTCACGCTGCCGGCCAACTACACGGCCGGCACGCGCCTCCCCGGGATGTTCTGGTTCTATCCATACGAGTACACCGATCAGGGCGGCTACGACCGTTCGATCCGCACGGAGAATGCGAGCCGCTTCCCCACGTCGGGGCCGCGCACGATCGAGTTCCTCGCGGCGCAGGGTTACGCGGTGGCGAACTTCAACCCGCCCATCATTGGTGAGGCGGGGCGCATGAATGACAACTACGTGTCGGACCTGCGCATGAACCTGTACGCCGTCATCGACGAACTCGACCGGCAGGCGATCATCGACCGCACTCGGCTCGGACTTGGCGGGCACAGCTACGGCGCGTTCAGCACGGTGAACGCGATGGTGCAGACGCCGTTCTTCAAGGCCGGCATTGCCGGCGACGGCATGTACAACCGCACGCTGACGCCGAACGGCTTCCAGAGCGAACGGCGCGACCTGTGGAACGGCCAGCGCACGTATCTCGAGATGTCGCCGATGCTGAATGTCGACAAGCTCCAGGGCGCCCTGCTGATGTATCACTCCATCGAAGACCAGAACGTCGGCACCGATCCCATCAGCTCCATCCGCCTGATGCAGGCGCTGCGCGCCAACGGCAAGGTGGCGTCGCTGTTCATGTATCCGTACGAGGACCACGGCCCGGTGACCAGGGAGACGCTCCTCGACCAGTGGGCGCGCTGGACCAACTGGCTCGATCTCTACGTGAAGAACGACGGCATGTCGCTCGCCAGGAAGAAGCCCGCCGCGCCGGCAACACAGCCGTAGCCGACGCTAAACTTCTTCCGGAGACGCTGGGCTTTTTCACCACGGAGGCACGGAGAACGACCTGAGGGCCACGGAGGAACTACAACTTCTTGGGCAACAACGCGTGCCACGCAGAGTCTTGCGTGGCGCGCTGTCTTTACCTCCAGTTGTGGCAGTTCTCCGTGGCCCTCGCTTCTCCTCCGTGCCTCCGTGGTGAAGAAACCCTCCGAAAGCACCCAATGCCAGCCATGGAACCGCACCCCACCCGCTTCCGTAGAGGATCCGCGCCTGCCACAATTTCAGCATCCGTGCACGCCCCCAGCGGTCCGCCGCGCGCGCGCCGTTCCTATCATCTCCCAGAGGTACGCATGACCCGCACTCTCGCCCGCCGCGCCGCGCGGTCGGTGACCGCCCTCGCCCTGCTCCTCGCGCTTCCGGTCCTGGCCGTGGCCCAGCTGCCGGCCGGCATCACGAAAGGCGCGACCGTCGAGGGGATCACCGAATACAACCTCGCCAACGGCCTCAAGGTCCTGCTCTTTCCCGATGCCTCCAAGCCCACGACGACGGTGAACATCACCTACCTCGTCGGGTCGCGGCACGAAGGGTACGGCGAAACGGGGATGGCGCACCTGCTCGAGCACCTCGCCTTCAAGGGGACACCCAGGCACTCGAACATCCCCCAGGAACTGACCGAGCACGGCGCGCGCCCGAACGGCACCACCTGGTACGACCGCACGAACTACTTCGAGACGGTCCCGGCCACCGACAGCAACCTCGTCTGGGCGCTCGACCTCGAAGCCGACCGCATGGTCAACTCGTACATCGCCAGGAAGGACCTGGAGAGCGAGTTCACGGTCGTGCGCAACGAGTTCGAGATGGGCGAGAACGACCCGCTCAGCATCCTGATGGAACGCGCAATGTCGACGGCCTACCTGTGGCACAACTACGGGAAGAGCACCATCGGCGCGCGGGCCGACATCGAGAATGTCCCCATCGAGCGGCTCAAGGCCTTCTACCAGAAGTATTACCAGCCCGACAACGCCGTGCTGATCGTGGCGGGGAAGTTCGACGTTAACCGCACGCTGGGGCTCATCGCCGAGAAGTTCGGCGCCATTCCCCGGCCGCTCCGGTCGCTCGACCGCGGCAACATGATCTTCCCGACGTACACGGCGGAGCCGACGCAGGACGGTGAGCGCTCGGTCACCCTGCGTCGCGTCGGCGACGTGCAGGCCACGATGGCGCTCTATCACATTCCGGGCGGCACCGACAAGGACTATCCCGCGGTCGACGTCCTCACCCAGATCCTCGGCGACCAGCCCTCCGGCCGTCTGTACAAGGCGCTCGTGGAGAAGAAACTCGCCGCCGACGTCGGCTCGATGAGCTTCCAGTTCAAGGAGCCCGGCATCTTCCTCGCGTATGCCAACGTCCGGCAGGCGCAGTCGCTCGACAGTGCAAGCAACGCGCTGCTCGCGACGCTCGACGGCGTGACGTCCACGCCGCCCACCAAGGAAGAGGTCGAGCGCGCCAAGACCGCCCTGCTGAAGCAGATTGATCTGACGCTCAACAATTCCGAACGGGTGGGCCTCGGCCTTTCCGAATGGGCCTCGATGGGTGACTGGCGCATGCAGTTCGTGCACCGCGACCGTTTGAAGGCGGTCACGCCGGAAGACGTGCAGCGCGTGGCCAGGTCGTACTTCAAGCCCGACAATCGCACCGTCGGTCGCTTTATCCCGACGCCCAAGCCCGATCGTGCCGACATCCATTGGGTGACGACCGACGAGATTGTCGCCGCAACCAAGGACTACAAGGGGAATGTCGCGCTCGCCGAGGGCGAGGTCTTCGATCCGTCCACGACCAACATCGAGAAGCGCACGACGCGCGCTGCCCTGCCGAACGGCTTCAAGCTCGCGCTGCTTCCCAAGCAGACGCGCGGCAACACCGTGAATGCCCAGCTCAACCTGCGCTTCGGCGACGAGAAGTCGCTCGCCGGGCGAACCACCGCGTCGCAACTGATGGGCTCGATGCTCGACAAGGGGACGAAGAGCAAGTCGCGCCAGCAGATCAAGGACGAGTTCGACAAGCTGAAGGCGCGCGTCCTCATCGGCAGCGCGGGGAACAACATCTCCGTCCGGATCGAGACCACGCGCCCCAACCTGCTTCCGACGCTGCGGCTGGTCGCCGAGGTGCTCAAGGAGCCGGCGTTCGACGCCAACGAATTTGAGTTGCTGCGCACGGAAAACCTGGCGGGCCTCGAGCAGAACAAGTCGGAACCCATGTTCCTGGCCTCCGTCGCCCTCCAGCGCGCTGTCAACCCGTGGCCGAAGAACCATCCGCTCTACGTCGGCACGGTGGACGAACAGATTGCCGAACTGAAGGCGCTGAAGCTGGAGGACGTCAAGAAGGTCTACACCGAGTTGGTGGGTGCTTCGTACGGCGACCTCGCCATGGCTGGTGACTTCGACCGCGACTCGGTGACCGCCGTGATGAAGGATCTCTTCGGCGGCTGGAAGAATCCCAAGCCGTTTGCGCGGATGAAGCGCAAGGCGTTCGATGTGCCGGCCAAGACCGAGCAGATCGAGACGCCCGACAAGGCCAACGCCCTCTGGCTGAGCGGCCTCAACCTGGCCGTACGCGACGACCAGCCGGAGTACCCCAGCCTGGTGCTTGGCGACTACATCCTCGGCGGCGGCTTCCTCAACTCGCGTCTTGCCGTGCGCATCCGCCAGAAGGACGGCCTCAGCTACGGCGTGGGCTCGGCGTTCGGCGCGCAGGCGCTCGACAGCGCCGCCATCCTGCAGACGTACGCCATCTACAACCCGGAGAACGTGGTCCGCCTCGAGAGCGCGTTCGGCGAGGAGATCGGTCGCTGGGTGAAGGACGGCGTGACGGCCGACGAACTCGAGAAGGCCAAGCAGGCCTGGCTGCAGGGACGCCAGCAGTCGCGGGCGCGCGACGCCGAGCTGGTGAATCGGCTGTCGCAACAGACGTTCCAGCAGCGCACCATGGCCTTCGACCAGACCGTCGAGGACAAGGTGGCCAAGCTCTCGGTGGACGAGGTGAACGCCACCATCAAGAAATACGTGAACCCGGCGAAGTTCGTGATCATCAAGGCCGGCGACTTCAAGGGCAAGCCGCCCAAGCCGATGCCAGTCAAGCCTTAGTGTGCTTGCGGCTTGGCTTTTTCACCACGGAGGCACGGAGGAAAGGCTGAGGGCCACGGAGGACTGCACAACTGGGGTAAAGACAGCGCGCCACGCAATGTTCTGCGTGGCGCGCTGCCTTTACCCCCAGAGTTTGCAGTTCCTCCGTGGCCCTCAAGCAGTTCTCCGTGCCTCCGTGGTGAAAAAACCCTAATGGCTCACCGAACCACCCGCTCGCCGTCGTGCGACGAGTGCCTGCAGCACCTGCACCCGGAGGTCGTCCTTCTCCAGCACGCTGAACGGGTCGAGCGAATCGAAGACCTTGCGCGCCGTCACGCGGTCGCCGGTCTGCACCAGGGCCACCACTCCGGCGGGGCGAAGAATGTCCACCGGAATCCACGTGTGCCCGGCCACGCGCGACTTGAGTTGTGGCGTCAGCTCCGTCACCACTGTCGGCCAATCGTACGTGCCGACCGCGCGCATGAAGCGCCAGGCCGAGTGCGCCGCCGCCGGCGCCTGCCAGCGCGTCATGTACCGTTCGACGTCGGCGTAGTAGGCGGAGTCGATGACGCCGCTCATCCCGCCGTGGAGGTCGCGCTCCACCTCGAGCGTCATCCGGAACCAGGTGAACCAGTCCTTCGGCGCGCGCGGCACCGCCATCACGTCGCGCAGGATATCGCGGCGCGACAGCGCCTGCCGGTACTCCCGCTCGCGGGCCGTGGAGTCCGTGGCCGGGAGCGGAACGTCGGCGCGCAGCCGCGTCCCCAACGCGCGCATCGTGCTCCGCGGCAGCGCGAGTCCCGCGTCAATCTCGGTGCCAAACCCGATGCGCCGCCCCTCGAGCGCGGCAAAGATATCGAAGCGATCACCCGACACATCCATCAGTCCCATGGCCGCGATCTTCCGGAACCGCGTCCGCTCCGCTCCGAGATCGAGCACGGGGCGGAAATCGGAGTTCATCAGCGTCCCGGACCGCACGATGGGCGCCAGCGACGCGTCGGTCGCCACCAGTGCGCCATCGAGCGCCTCGGGCGTGATCGGCCAGAAACGCGTCAGGTCGTGGGCGACGTCCGGGTACTGAAAGACCGACCAGTCCGGGGCGGGCAGCGCCGCGTCAGGCGACGCGACGATCAGGATATCCACGTCGTTCGTCAGGTAGACGCGATACGACGCGAAATTGCGGTGCACGGCGCGCACCACGCTCAACACGAGCGCGTCGTCAATCTCATACAGGTGCAGCCACTGTCCAAAGACGCCGTGCGGCGCCAGGTACTGCCTGGCGCGGTGATAGAACTCATCCGTGAAAAGTCCGCTGACACCGCTGACCCACGGATTGGACGGCTCCGACAGGATGAAGTCGTACTGGCGGTGCGCCGACGCGAAGACCGAGCGGGCATCGTCGTACACGAAGTGCGAACGCTTGTCGTCGAAGACGCGCCGGTTCACCGGGTAGAACATTCGCGACCCGCGCACCATCTCGGGTTCAATGTCGATGGTCGTCAGCCGCTTGAGGTACGGACTGCCGAGCAGGAAGTGCGACGACATCCCCGACCCCTGCCCGATGACCGCCCCCTCGGCGGCGCGCGGCACATGCGCGAGCACGATCAGCGGCAGCAACAGCTGCGTGCTCTCGTCGCCTTCGATGGCGCGCACGCGGTGCGCCGTGGAGTCGAACCAGACCGCCGAGAC
It contains:
- a CDS encoding prolyl oligopeptidase family serine peptidase, with the translated sequence MPTRSLLVRVGRLAALVLLLVSPAFAQQAADGNANARLTAIRETLAKEGYIEPATEIAKLITAPRHQVVSLSNLSPDRKYFLREQTDGLPSVQAYGKPHVYYAGLQVDTKANRARALTARGAIALQLIDARTGSTINFEAPKGATITAPAWSPDSRKVAYIANFDAASHVFVADIATGKSVQVTKTPLLATLVTSVDWTADGKSLVAVLIPEPRKEMPKKPDIATGPQVRLWTDGTKAAERNYASLMEEPWEFDQFEYFVTGQLAVIDLAKKTVKKVGTPTMISSVDASPDGKYFRLSITQKPFSYVTQYSSFGSADVVWDAEGKQIAQISKRDVRLANDTTGGPGGFGGRGAAGSKKGLAWMPQGDGFYYIAQDSAARSDSTRPADGPPAAGAGAAGARGGAPAARPEKVVQWLPPFGDKDIKVIYQYTAAIATAVFSDDAQTLFVATNNNGTGEIFAVKLSDPTKRMSIVRQRGWTPAFAGGARAAGFAGGGGRGGADTLSFYTNPGSMLTKRGTNGGEVAVVSAAGEVFLKGTQYSRDFLANPPRDFLDKVEMATGKKTRVFEGAAKDVVESLGSLLDDDGAFAIVTRESPTQVPNSFLKDLKGGTVTQLTKNVDPAPEFTAFQRKRIVVTRADGIKFVVNVTLPANYTAGTRLPGMFWFYPYEYTDQGGYDRSIRTENASRFPTSGPRTIEFLAAQGYAVANFNPPIIGEAGRMNDNYVSDLRMNLYAVIDELDRQAIIDRTRLGLGGHSYGAFSTVNAMVQTPFFKAGIAGDGMYNRTLTPNGFQSERRDLWNGQRTYLEMSPMLNVDKLQGALLMYHSIEDQNVGTDPISSIRLMQALRANGKVASLFMYPYEDHGPVTRETLLDQWARWTNWLDLYVKNDGMSLARKKPAAPATQP
- a CDS encoding pitrilysin family protein; protein product: MTRTLARRAARSVTALALLLALPVLAVAQLPAGITKGATVEGITEYNLANGLKVLLFPDASKPTTTVNITYLVGSRHEGYGETGMAHLLEHLAFKGTPRHSNIPQELTEHGARPNGTTWYDRTNYFETVPATDSNLVWALDLEADRMVNSYIARKDLESEFTVVRNEFEMGENDPLSILMERAMSTAYLWHNYGKSTIGARADIENVPIERLKAFYQKYYQPDNAVLIVAGKFDVNRTLGLIAEKFGAIPRPLRSLDRGNMIFPTYTAEPTQDGERSVTLRRVGDVQATMALYHIPGGTDKDYPAVDVLTQILGDQPSGRLYKALVEKKLAADVGSMSFQFKEPGIFLAYANVRQAQSLDSASNALLATLDGVTSTPPTKEEVERAKTALLKQIDLTLNNSERVGLGLSEWASMGDWRMQFVHRDRLKAVTPEDVQRVARSYFKPDNRTVGRFIPTPKPDRADIHWVTTDEIVAATKDYKGNVALAEGEVFDPSTTNIEKRTTRAALPNGFKLALLPKQTRGNTVNAQLNLRFGDEKSLAGRTTASQLMGSMLDKGTKSKSRQQIKDEFDKLKARVLIGSAGNNISVRIETTRPNLLPTLRLVAEVLKEPAFDANEFELLRTENLAGLEQNKSEPMFLASVALQRAVNPWPKNHPLYVGTVDEQIAELKALKLEDVKKVYTELVGASYGDLAMAGDFDRDSVTAVMKDLFGGWKNPKPFARMKRKAFDVPAKTEQIETPDKANALWLSGLNLAVRDDQPEYPSLVLGDYILGGGFLNSRLAVRIRQKDGLSYGVGSAFGAQALDSAAILQTYAIYNPENVVRLESAFGEEIGRWVKDGVTADELEKAKQAWLQGRQQSRARDAELVNRLSQQTFQQRTMAFDQTVEDKVAKLSVDEVNATIKKYVNPAKFVIIKAGDFKGKPPKPMPVKP